A window from Chitinophaga filiformis encodes these proteins:
- a CDS encoding DUF4240 domain-containing protein: MRTARAFPLDEHTYWNIVARSLVNATDQQSQLVNLVSILQEYSTDAICQFDLRTEELLFKAHTDNLWCAATIMNKRFVSDDNFMNFKTWLISRGKDVYYDALSKPDSLTKEVKTKGELYGFEEFRYAPEYAFKLKTGVEFPFGYPKDFPYSQNKYPQLEFAWQTGNRNDMRSICPQLFDLMYKKKRLIAPVKKTQKKRK; the protein is encoded by the coding sequence ATGAGAACTGCCAGAGCCTTCCCACTAGATGAACACACTTATTGGAATATTGTTGCCAGATCACTAGTAAATGCAACTGATCAGCAATCCCAGCTTGTAAATCTTGTGTCCATTTTACAGGAATATTCTACAGATGCTATTTGCCAGTTTGATTTACGAACCGAAGAACTATTGTTCAAGGCACATACTGATAACCTATGGTGCGCAGCCACTATAATGAATAAACGTTTTGTTTCGGACGATAACTTCATGAACTTTAAAACCTGGCTTATCTCCAGAGGAAAGGATGTATACTATGATGCCTTATCCAAGCCAGACAGTTTGACAAAAGAGGTCAAAACCAAAGGTGAATTGTACGGTTTTGAAGAATTTCGTTATGCGCCTGAATATGCTTTTAAATTAAAGACCGGAGTGGAGTTTCCTTTTGGTTATCCTAAGGATTTTCCATACAGTCAAAATAAATACCCCCAGCTTGAATTCGCCTGGCAAACAGGTAATCGTAATGATATGAGATCTATATGTCCCCAATTATTTGACCTTATGTATAAAAAGAAAAGGTTGATTGCTCCGGTAAAAAAAACTCAAAAGAAACGAAAATGA